The following nucleotide sequence is from Gemmatimonadales bacterium.
GCTACCGGTTCTGGGGGCGGCACACCCTTGGCCTGCCTGGTCCGCAGGACGCCGATCAGCGAATCCTGCGGCTCGAAACCGATCGAGCGCTGACCTTCAGCTGGCGTCTCCTGGGTGTGCCGACGGAGGTCTCGATCGCACTCGCTGCGGTGCCGGCGGAGCCGTCGGCCCCCGGTCCCATGACATCAGTCACCCTGCATCACCGCGGCGAGCGGCCACTGGGTCAGCCTCGCGAAAAGGAACTGATCGACGATTTCTGGAAGCTGTCGTTCGGCAACCTCGGTGCGCATCTGACGGGTGCGGAGCTGCTGCGTCCCGACTTTGGCGACCCCTCGCCGGAGATTCGATATAGCATTCTGATCGATGCGCCCCCTGCGGTCGTCTTTCAGGCGCTGATCGACCCTGCGTCCCTGAATCGATGGATCGCCGCTGCGGCTGTCGTCGAGCCCCGGGTTGGCGGACGCTTCGAGTTCGGCTGGAAGTATCAGATCGATGGTCGGGATGTGACCGGCGGGCCGACCCGGATTCTGGAGCTGGAACCGGATCGTCGTCTGGTGGTGGATTGGCCGGACTGGCGCGGTGACACCACCGTTCGGGTCCAGCGGCTCAGCTTCGAGCTGGAACCGGTCGGTCCGCAAACCCGGGTCACCCTGGTTCATTCCGGTTTCGAACGGGCGGCCGACATCAGCGACTATCCGTTCGGGTGGGGCCACTTCCT
It contains:
- a CDS encoding SRPBCC domain-containing protein, which produces MTWVHESSTQLMASPERIYRALVDGGELRAWFAEHAEIVPSLGGSYRFWGRHTLGLPGPQDADQRILRLETDRALTFSWRLLGVPTEVSIALAAVPAEPSAPGPMTSVTLHHRGERPLGQPREKELIDDFWKLSFGNLGAHLTGAELLRPDFGDPSPEIRYSILIDAPPAVVFQALIDPASLNRWIAAAAVVEPRVGGRFEFGWKYQIDGRDVTGGPTRILELEPDRRLVVDWPDWRGDTTVRVQRLSFELEPVGPQTRVTLVHSGFERAADISDYPFGWGHFLSQLVLVATGQR